The window CGGCCAGGACCGGCACAAGGCCGACGCCAGCGAGGCCGAGGACCGCGAGACCCTGGACAACACGATCACGCTGGTGCCGGTGATGGCGAGCGTCGCCGGGACCACCGCCATCTTCGTGGTGGCGTCCACCTTCGCCTTCGCGGTCGTCCAGCGCCGCAGGGAGGTCGCCCTGCTCCGCGCGGTCGGCGCCACCCCCAAGCAGGTGCGGAAGATGGTCCGCAACGAGGCCCTCCTGGTGGGCGGCGTGGCCGCTGCCGTGGGCACCGCCCTCGGCCTGTTCGGGGCGCAGCTCCTCGCCGACATGCTGATCTCCATGGGGGTGTCGCCGGACTGGTTCACCGTCACCCCGTCCCTGCACTGGACCGTGCTCGCGCCGCTCGCCGCCGCCTTCCTGGTCGGGCTGCTGGTGTCGGTCGGCGGTGCGGCCGCCGCGGCCCGCCGAGCCGGCTCCATCCAGCCCGTCGAAGCGCTGCGGGAAGCCGCCGTGGACGACACGGGCGTCACCCCGGGCCGCGCCCTGCTCGGTGTCGTGGCCCTCCTCGGAGGCGTCGGCTGGACCGCCTGGATCGCCACCGGCTCCCCGGTGACGGTGCTCTCGCCCACGGTGTACGTGGTCTCGCTGATGGTGCCGGTGCTGGCGGCGGCCGTGCTCGCCCCGCTGGCCGTGGGCCCGCTGGCCCGGCTTCTGATGTGGCCGTGGCGCCGCGCCGACGGCCCCACCGCGATGCTGGTCCGGGAGAGCGCGCTGACCGCACGCCGCCGGACCGCGGCGACGGCCGCGCCGGTACTGCTCACCGTCGGCCTGGCGTTCTCCCTGCTCGCCGCCACCGACTCGCTGGGCGCCGCCCGGGACAGCGGCCTGCAGAACCGGATCGTCTCCGACTACGCCCTCGCCCCCGACGACACCCCCGGCATCAGCACCGAGGTGATCGAGCGGGTCGCCGAGGTGCCCGGCGTGCAGATCGCCGCGCCGCTGCTGACCACGGTCTACTGGAAGGACGAGGACCGTTACGACGAGAACGACGGCCTGGTGGTCGACCCCGAGGCGCTGAAGCGGACCATGGACCTCAAGGTCGTCGAGGGCTCCCTCGACGGCCTCGACGAGAACAGCATGGCCGTCGCCGACCTGTGGCGCATGGACCTCGGCTCCACGCAGACCGTGCTGATGGCCGACGGCAGCACCCAGAAGCTGAAGGTGGCCGCCGTGTACGAGGCGCTGCGCGGCGAGGACGTGGCCTACCTGCCGTCCCGGTTCACCGACACCGCGCTGTTCGCACGCGACGGCCTGGCCCGCCGCGCGTACATCTCCCTGGACGAGGGCACCGACCAGGAGGCCGCGACCGCCGCCATCCGCAAGGCGGTCGCCGGCAGCGGCGCCACCTTCATGACGCGGGACGAACTGGTCGCCTCCGAGGCCGCCTACGCCCGGCACCTGAACGAGGTCCGGCAGCGCTCCACCGCGGTGATCATCATGTTGTTCTGCTTCATCGCGATCCTCAATACGCTGCTGATGGCCACCGCGGACCGCTGGCGCGATCTGGCGGTGCTGCGGACCGCGGGCGCCACCCCCAGGCAGGTGCTGCGGTTCTTCGTCGCAGAGTCGCTCCTGGTGTCCGCGATCGGTGTGGTGCTGGCGCTGGCCGCCACCGCCGTCAACCTGGCCGGATTGTGGGGAGCCCTGTTCCAGCTCTTCGGCACCACCCCGATCGTCGTGCCGTACGCGGTGGTCACGGGCGTCGCCGTGGTCTCCACCCTGCTGGCGCTCCTCGGCACGGTCCTGCCGGTCGGAGCGGCGCTGCGGGCCCGAGCCGTGCAGCTGATCGGAGCCCGCGAGTAGGACACTCCGGCACGCCTCCGCACCCCCCGCACCACCCCGGACCCACACGGCTCGGTCCCGAATCCCCCGTCGGGACCGGGCCGTGGGCACCCCTCAATCAGGGCCTTTGCCGTGCTCCTATCAAGCCACACCGACCGGTGCGGCCCCGCGAGCCGCACAAGGGGACCAGGCCACGACCGCGAGGCCGGGCAGGAAGTGGTGGAGCGAGCTCCCGGAACCACCAGCAGCATGACATTGAGGAGATGGTGTAGCCGGGCATGGTCCCAGAACGCGCGGGTGTCTGCCCGGGGCGTGCATCCGCTGGCCGTGCGTGCTCCCAGAGCAAGGGCAGGCCATCGCGCAAGTCTCCCTGGTGAACGGGCAGTTCAACCGGAGGAGCACGCGATGGTCTTGTCCCAGTCTGAGCTGATGCGGCTGCTTGAGTCACTACGCAGGGCCGATGGAGTTGAAGCAATCAGGGTGGTGTGCGAGCGCATCCTGCAGGAGCTGATCGAGGCCGAGGCCACCGAGGTGATCGGTGCCGCGCCGGGCGAGCACTCCGAGACGCGCACGACCTGGCGCAACGGACACCGGGAGAGGCTGCTGACCACGCAGGCCGGCGACCTGGACCTGAAGATCCCGAAGTTGCGGACCGGGTCGTTCTTTCCCTCGTTGCTGGAACGCCGGCGGCGGATCGACCGGGCGCTGTTCGCCGTGGTGATGGAGGCATACGTGCACGGGGTCTCGACCCGCTCGGTCGATGACCTGGTCAAAGCACTCGGTGCGGACAGCGGGATCTCCAAGTCCGAGGTCTCCCGCATCTGCGGTGAGCTGGACGAGGAGCTGACCGCATTCAAGGAACGGCCGCTGGACCACACCGTCTTCCCCTGCGTCTTCCTGGGCGCCACCTACTGCAAGGCGCGGGTCAACCACCGGATCGTCTCGCAGGCCGTGGTCATCGCCACCGGGATCTCCGCCACCGGGCACCGCGAGATCCTGGGGCTGATGGTCGGCGACAGTGAGTCGAAGCCGCTTTGGACGAAGTTCCTGCGCAGCCTGCGGGCCAGCGGCCTGGACAACGTCCAGCTGGTCATCTCCGACAGCCACAGCGGCCTGGTGGCCGCGATCCGCACCGTTTTCCTCGCCGCGGCCTGGCAACGGTGCCGGGTTCAGTGCGCCGAGGTTGGACGAGGCTGTAGCCGCTGGTCTTCCTGGGCTCGCCTGCTTCGCTCCTCAGCGCGCCACCCGCGGCTTTGAGGAGCGGCGGGTGGCGGCTGGACTGTGCGCTCTCCGGCTACCTCAGGGCGAGCGACCCTGGAGACGGCTCGCTCATGGGCTTCAGCCTGGTAGCGAGGGCCGACCTGCCGTCACTCCCCGGTGACGCCTTCCACGCTTCCGCCCGACCCGCCGCGCCCCACGAACACCTCTGCCCACCGGCTGGTCCCGCCGGAGTGCACTCGCACGCCGCACCGAACCGACAGCGTGGTGACGATGCCAAGACCTCGGCCGTGCTCGTCCGGGTCACAGGCAGCTGTCGGCACTTGTGCCGGAGCCGCAGGTCCGGTGTCGGTCACCTCGACGCGTACGACGCCGCGCTGGTCCACCGGGCCCCGCGTCAGCCTCAGCGTCGCCGGCGGCAGGGCGTGCACGATCGCATTGGTGAGCAGTTCCGAGACCACCAGGAGCACGTCTTCGAGGACGTCGCCCGCCAGCGTCCAATCGGTGAGGACCGCGCGTACATGTCGACGTAGCGATGAGACCGCCCCCGCGGCGTGCGGCACCGGAAGGATGTGTTCCACCTCCCCGCGAGGCGCGGTGCCGAGCTGCGCCATGATCATGGGCCCTCCTCAGGCAAGCGTTGCCCGGCCGGGAGCCGAGCGTCATGACACGCTAAGGAGGGAAATGGGGCCGGTCAACGAACAGCGGTCGGCATTACCGAACGGGGGTCTAAATTGGGGTGAAATCGGACTACTATCGCTTCATGGCCGGCCCGGTCCAGTCCATAGAACGGGCGGCAGCGATCTTGCGTCTGCTCGCCGGCGGTTCCCGGCGGCTGGGCCTCGGTGAGGTGGCGTCGTCCCTCGGGCTGGCCAAGGGCACAGCCCACGGGATTCTGCGCACGCTGCAACACGTGGACTTCGTGGAGCAGGACCCGGCGACCGGGAAATACCAGCTCGGCGGGGCGCTGTTGCACCTCGGCACCAGTTACCTCGACGTCAATGAACTGCGTTCGCGCTCCCTCAACTGGGCCGACGCCCTGGCCGGCCGCAGTGGGGAGACGGTCCGCCTGGGCACGCCGCTGGAGGGCAGAGTGCTCGTCATCCACCACGTGTTCCGGCCGGACGACACCCTCCAGACCCTGGACGTGGGCGCACTGCTGCCGCTGCACGCCTCCTCGCTTGGCAAGGTCCTGCTGGCCTTCGGCACCGCGCCGGTCGCCCCCCTGCTGGAGACCGAACTGGAGGCCTACACCCGGCACACCCTGGTCCTCCGGGACGACCTCAACCGGGCGCTCGACGAGATCCGGGACCTCGGCTGGGGCGCCGAGGTGCAGGAATTGAGCATGGGCGAAGCCGGAATCGCCGCACCGATCCGGGGGCAGGGCGGTCTCGTGGTGGGCGCGATCGGCGTCTCCGGCCCCGTCGAGCGGATCTGCGACACCAAAGGCCGGCCTCAGCCGGCCCTGATCACCTTGCTGCGGGAAGCGGCACGGGCGATCTCCAGAGACCTGGGCGCGGCCCGCTGGTAGGTCCCAACGCCTGAGCGACCCATCGGAAAGCAGGCCCGATCATGGTTGAACGGTATGTGATGTCCATCGACCAGGGCACCACCTCCACACGATGCATTCTGTTCGACCACAGCGGACGGCTGGTGTCGGTCGCCCAGCGGGAGCATCAGCAGTACTTCCCCCGGCCCGGGTGGGTCGAGCACGACGCCGTCGAGATCTGGCGCAATCTCCAGCGCATCGTGCCCGAGGCACTGTCGAACGCCGGCCTGGACCCCGGACAGATCTCCGCCGTCGGCATCGCCAACCAGCGGGAGACGACCGTGCTGTGGGACCGGCGGACCGGCGTTCCGCTGGGCAGGGCGATCGTCTGGCAGGACACCCGCACCGCGCCGCTCGTGGAGGACCTGAGGATCCAGCCTGGGAACGATTTCTTCCTCGAACGCTGCTGTCTGCCTCCCTCGACCTACTTCTCCGCACCCCGTATCCGCTGGCTGTTCGACCACGTCCCCGGGCTGGAGCAGCGCGCCCGGGACGGCGAGGTGCTGTTCGGCACGATGGAGAGCTGGCTGATCTGGAATCTCACCGGCGGTACGGACGGCGGACTGCACATCACCGACGCCACCAATGCCAGCCGTACGATGCTCATCGACATCCGCACGCTGACCTGGGATGACGTGTTGATGGAGTTCTTCGGGGTCCCGCGTGCGATGCTGCCGGAGATCCGCTCCTCGGCCGAGAGCTACGGCGAGGCCCGCACTGTGCTGCCGGGCGTGCGCATCGCGGCGGCCCTGGGCGACCAGCAGGCGGCTCTGTTCGGACAGACCTGTTTCTCGCCCGGCGAGGCGAAATGCACGTACGGGACCGGCAGCTTCCTGATGATGAACACCGGTACCGACCTCGTACGGTCCCGGCACGGGCTGCTCACCACCGTCGCGTACAAGATAGCCAAGCAGCCCACGGTCTACGCCCTGGAGGGCCCGATCGCCGTCACCGGTTCGCTGGTCCAGTGGTTCCGTGACCGCCTGGGCCTGATCAACAGCGCACCCGAGATCGAAACCCTGGCGCGCACGGTCGAGGACAACGGCGGCTGCTACATCGTCCCCGCCTTCTCCGGCCTGTTCGCACCCCACTGGCGCAGCGACGCCCGAGGCGTCATCGTCGGGCTCACCTCCTACATCACCAAGGGGCATTTGGCCCGAGCCGTCCTGGAGGCCACCGCCTGGCAGACACGAGAGGTCGTCGACGCCATGAACGCCGACTCCGCGCTCGCCCTGAAGGAGCTCAAGGTGGACGGAGGCATGACGTCCGACCACTTGCTCATGCAGTTCCTGGCCGACGTGCTCGACGTGCCCGTGGTCCGGCCCCTGGTCGCCGAGACGGTGTCCCTGGGCGCGGCCTACGCCGCCGGCCTCGCCGTGGGCTACTGGCCGGATCTGGCTATCCTGCGCCGTAACTGGCACCGGGCCGCCCAGTGGCTGCCGGACATGGACCCCGAACGGCGCGACTGGGAGTACGACTGCTGGCAGCGAGCCGTTCAGCGGTCCCTTGGATGGATCCGACCGCCGAGACGCTCGTGACGTCTCCCCCCTTCCGCGGCCGGCCCCTGCTCATGCCCGCCCATGTACCTCCTGCGAGCGTCGTGCCAGTGCGTCGATGACGATCGCCGCGAACAGCACCCCGCCCGTGATCATGAACTGGCGGCACGGGAGCCTCGTGCGTTTCGCATCCCACCAGCGTCACCCGATCAGTGGCCCCACTGAAAATGCTCATTGATAGCCGCAGGTCGCCGTCTGTCGTTGCGTCGTAGGTGGCCATCTTGGGGTGCGCGGAAGGCTTCGGATCGATCCGCAGGTAGTGGCAAGGGGTGACGGGAAGCTCGTTTGCCGTCACCCTTCCCGCGCCGCCTACGAGGACCGGGCCGCAGCCGGATCACTGGCGTCCGGGCCGCGGCCGGGTCGTTGCTGTGAGGTCACCGCAGGTCGCGGAAGAACTCCCTGACATCGCGGGTGAGCAGGTCGGGGGCCTCCAGGGCCACCCACGGGATGGATCGCTCGGACATACGGCAGGACGTGCTCGAAGGAGCAGCCTGCTTCCTGGGCGCATGCCTGTAGACGCTGATCCACGTTCGGTAGAACGCCGTTTCTCCTGTGAACGAAGACCTGGCCCTCCCAAAAGGTCAGGCAGGCCAGCACCCAGCTTCACAGCCGCAGCCTGTAATTCGATGGCGGGCACCGTACCGACACCCCACAGGGCGGCGTCGGCGGCCGACCGGCTCGGCCGCTCACGCCGACGGGCTGCGTCGGCTCCGACGCCATCCGGGATCAAACCGCGGGGGCGGCTGGGCGGGAGGATGGCCGGCACGATGCCGCGAGCGCGAATCTGGTTGATCGTATGCGATCGCCGTGAATGCGTGTTGGAGTCCGGCGGCCGTGGCCGTCGGCAACTTCCGTACCTGAACATCGACAGCGCTCCCACCGGCGGCTCAGGTCTGGCCGGTCTGCCGGTGGGGCAGAAAACCTGTGATCGGCTGTAATCGCGCCGGGGCGCTGGACACAAACAGTCTGCGAGCATCATCGGAAGGGGAGGCCGTGTGGGTGAGATCGCAGACGAGTGGTCTCGGTTCGAGGCGGTGTACCGCGACTCGTACCACGCCGTGGTCCGGTACTTGAGGCGCAGGCTGGCACCGGACCTGGTTGACGACGCGGCTTCGGAGGTCTTCACGATTGCCTGGGAGCGCTGGTCGACACGGCGGGGCGCCGCTCTGCCGTGGCTGTACGGCATCGCCCGGCGGGTCGCCGCAAACGCGCGGCGATCCCAGGGGCGGGCTGACCGGCTGGCAGGTCGGCTGCGTGATGAGGAGGACGCCCATGGTGGCGAACCGGGCGCGGACGCCGAGGTCCTGGAGCGTATGGGGGCTGCCCGGGTACTTGAGCGGCTACCCGAGCGGGACCGTGAGGTGCTGATGCTGGTCTCGTGGGACGGCCTGCCTCCGTATGAGGCCGCCCATGCGCTCGGGTGCAGCAAAGCCGCCTTCACCGTGCGTCTGCACAGGGCCCGGCGGAGGCTGGAGCGCGAGCTCGCGAGGGAGATACCGGCGGTGGCCGGCCATGGCTCTGTAGCGGAGAGGACAGCGACGTGAAGCGAGACGTGGAGCGGGTGCGAGCACTGCTCACCACAGCCAACGATCCGGCGGGCGGACCCATGGACGATGCCGGTACCCTCCTGACGCCGCGTGCGGAACACACGCTCCATGCGCTACGCCAGTCCCGGCGCCCGCGGCGAGTCCGTGTGGGACGACGGCAACTTCTCGCGGGGGCAGGCCTTGTGGCCGTCGGCGCGGTGGTGGCCGTCGGCGGCGGCACCCTCGTCCCGGACACCGCGGCACCGGCACCGGTCGCCTACACGCCGCCTGTGCTGTCCCTGCATCCCGTTGAAGGGCAGTCGGCGCGCGCGTTCCTCCTTGCGTTCGCGCAGCGCGTCGAAGCGCTCGAACCCGAGGAAGCGCAGGGTGTGTACCAGTACTCGAAGACGTGGGGATGGTGGCTCGACACTGCGGGGGACGTTCCAGGGGGCGTGGCGAACGCAGCCGTTCCGACGGTGATTGAGTCATGGGTGGACAAGGACGGTTCAGGACGGCAGCGCAGCGCGTACGGCGAACCGCTCTACCCCAACCCGGAGCAGCGCAGGGACGCCGAGGAAGCCGGGCTGGTCGCCGACACAGGAGTCGAGGACCGGAGCTTCGGGCCCGGGAAGTTCCCTGCGCCGGAGGGCGGTGACTGGGGCACGGTCGCACCCTTCTCAACCGATCCCCGAGCGCTCGCACGCCAGTTGACCAAGGTCAACTGGGAGGGCGGGATGATCGTCCACGGAGTGCGTGACATGCTCACCTACGCGGGCAAGACCGGCGCCGTCGATCCGCGTCTGCGCGCCGCCGCCCTGCAGGTCCTCGCCGACAGCACTGGCGTGACCGTGGCGACCACCACGACCTGGAACGGACGGCGCGCGGTCGCGGTGTCGCAGAGCGAGACGCTCGACGGCAGCACGCAGCGGGAAACCGTGCTGTTCGATCCAGAGACGGGCTACCCGGTGGGCACGGAGTCGGCCCTGCTCGGACACGCGCGGCACCTCAACGTCTCAGTCCCCGCCACCCTCGCCGTGACCGAGACGCTCGACCGGAGCAGCGTCTCCACGACCGGCGAAAGGCCGTGAACGATGCCGGAAAGGAAGTACGACAGGCCCTCCGACCTGGAAGCGATCCGGCTGCCCGGACCGACGAAGAGCGACGTGGACGGAGCACGGGACCAGTTCGTCCGGCACATCCGTGACGGCCTGGCCGCGGGCCTCTACGCCTTCGGCGACGTGCTGCCCACCATTACCGAGGTGCGGCACCAGTACGGATTGCAGGAAGAGGACGTACACCGTGCGATCCGCGAACTGCGCAGGACCGAGCATGTGCAACTGCACGACAACTACCTGGACACCTACGTCCTCGATCCCGGCCCTGCCCATCTCGCAGGCGAACCGCGAGAGAACCTCGCCGAGCGTGTGACCAGGCTGGAAGCGATGTACCGCGACCTGGCCGCACGCGTCGAGGCGATCGAGGCGCCGCCCTCTCGGCCCTGACAGGCCAAAGGACAAGAACTGCGGGGCGCCCCGGTCCAACCCGGGGCGCCCCGTGGGCCATCACGATCAGTGCAGTGCTGGCGCGCTCCGCTAGATCCGGCAGGCCCTGAAACTACTGGCCTTGTTGTCGTGGAAGGAGTCCACCCGGCTCACCTTGGTCCACGGCTGTTCCCGCCACAGTGTGTCGACGAACCACCCGTCGAAGACGGTCACCCTTATCCCCACATTGTCGACGTTCCTGGTCGTGTTCACCCACCCCGTGGTCTTGTTGTCGAAGCCGTAGTCGGTGAACCGGATTCCCGTTTGGCAGTGCGCCCAGTTCCACTGCAATCGGCGCCCCTCGAAGCCCGCGTACTGGTAGAAGCAGTACCAGCGGTTGTCGTCGGCACCGGCCGGACAGTCCTCCCAGTCGACTTGCGGTTCCACGTCGCTCGTCGAGCTGAGCCCCTCGGCGTTCCGCGCTGCTGGGCTGGAGGGCGGAGCCTTGGTCTCCCCAGGAAGGGGGAAGACCAAAATGGGCTCGCCACCGTTCCAGGAGACCTCGTTGGCGCTGATCTGTACGCCCCCGTTGCCGGTCTCGGCGAGGGTCGCGTCAATCTCCGCCTGCAGCTCCTGCCGCTCGTCGGTCGACAGGGCACGCACTTCTGGCCGGTTGTCGGTAGCTGCGACCGCCGGGAGAACCGGGCGTGGCTGTGCCTGGGCCGGTGTACCACCCATGATTGCCGTGGCGAGGAGGACCACTGCCCCCGCGACCGTTGATGCCGTACGGATCGAACGTCTCGTGTGCATCTTTCCTCTTGGTGATTGGCGTGCGTTGGTCAGTCACACAGGCGTCACACTAGGCACAGAAATACGAACAGACGTCTGAAACGGAGGTGGTGGCGGGAACTGGCTGCACGGCCGCAGGCCTCGGAATAACGCCGTCCGTTTTGAACCGAAACGGTCGGAGAGGGCTAGCCTGCAGCGATCACTGCCCGGCTGGGCGGAATCCCTTCCTCGATGGCCTGACGCCTCGGGTCTGTTCACACCCGGCTCGACCGAAAACAGGCCTCACTGGCCGTTGCTGTTTCGGCTGTGGAACATGCGGATCGAACGTCCACCCCGAGATCGGGTGATCATCGGGCACAACTCGCATACGGACAGGGCCTCTTGGTAGTCACCCCCGGGCCCTGTCAGCCCCGCCCCGTGCTCGGGAAAATCGGGGCTGGTGCCCGTCCGGAGGACGTCGAGAGAGCTCGCGTTCCGCGCCGCCGGCCGGCTCGGACTGCGGGAAGCCCTGCAGGCCAGCGCGTCGCGTACCTACCCGCCCCGCTGGCCGAACGGCTCCGCAGCACCGCGAGCAAACTCCGGCAGCACGCCGCGCGACACCACCAGCGCATCACTGCCCAAGATGGAGACGCCCTGTGAGCCCCGCTCTGGACGAACGCGAGCGCATCCGCTCCGCCATGAACCGCATCCTCACCGGCACCGCCCAGCACACCAACGGAGCCCTGACCATCGTCGCCCTTGCCCAGGAAGCCGACGTCCCCCGCAACACACTCACCCAACGCCATCCGGATCTGAAGAACGATTTCTACGCCATGGTCCGCCCGAAGGCCCAACCTGCCAAAGCCGAAACGCAGCTACGCAAACAAGTCGTGAAACTCAAGGAACTCCGCGCAGCAGACAAGGACGAGCTCACCGAACTCCGCGCCGACCGCGAAGCCCTCATCCGCGTCGTCCACCAGCTGACCCTGGAGAACCGGCAGCTCCGCCAGCAGCCCACGGCCCCTGCCCCCGTCGTCCGTATCCTGCCCACCCAGCCCCAACCACCCGTCGCCTGAGGATCGGGCAGCGCACATCACCGCCATCAACCGATGGCCCCCAACCGGTGAGGGCGGGCAGAGCCCGCCCTCACACCAGCTTCGAACACCTCCACGGCTCCGGAGCCGTGTACTTCAGAGGCTTGGTTTCCGCGCCGGAGCGCCTCAACCCCTGGTCAGGGTGCGCCCGAGAAGGGGCAGCAGGCGGTCCCAGTGGCGCTGCATTGCGGCGGGGTTGAAGGCATCGGTGTCAGACATGGTGAAGCCGTGAACGGTGCCGGGATAGATCTCGGAGGTGTAGCCGACACCCGCCGCATCCAGGGCCTTGTTGAGCTCGCCGAGAGCCTCGGACGTCAAGTCGCTCTCGGCATGGCCGAAGTGGACCTCGGCGGAGAGCTTGGAAAGGCTGTCGGGTCCGTCGACTCCCACCGGGCCGTGAAATGCGGCGAGAGCGGCCACCTGGCCGGGGTGGGCCGCGGCGGTACGCGTCGCCAAGAGGCCACCGATGCAATAGCCGGTCACCGCGACCGGTCCGGCGCTGACCTCAGGCTGAGCAGTGAGGAACCTGAGGTAGGCGTCAGCGTCTCGCAGGACACGGTCGGCGGTGTGCGCCTCGATCAAGGGCATCAGCTGAGCGAAGACCGCGGGCCGGGCCTCTTCTCCGATGTGCTCGGGAAGTTCAATCACCGGTGCCGTGCCGTGCCGGTAGAAGAGGTTGGGGACGAGTACGTAGTACCCGTGCCCGGCCAGTTCGCGGGCCATCTCCCGCAGCACGGGCCGGATGCCGAAGCCGTCCGCGTACATCAGCACCCCTGGGTGCTGCTCGCCGTGGACGGGGAAAGCGGCAAAAGCATCGGCCTGGCCGTCCGCGGTGGGAATCTGCAGCGTCTTGGTGGGCATGAATTCTCCTGTCGTGGTTGATGTGTCGAGCCTGTGATCAACACGACGGAGGCGGAGCCCGCGCGGCAGCGCACGATCCTCGATCGAACAGCGGGCCCGCACTGGCCCGTACGGCGCTCAGAAGGGCACCGGGTCACCAATCCGTGTGTGGCGCAATGCCGTCCCGGTAGTCATGTCTGCAACATAGCCCACCCGACGAAGCCGCCGCCAACACCGTCAAACCACAATGCAGTTCGCAAGAATGATCTCGGCCAACACCTCGCTCCCGAACCGCTCGACGCGCTGCCCGTGGCACCCATTCCGATCTTGAAGCTGCACGGTCCTCACTGCACGGAGCGTTTTCAGCGTTGTCTGTCCAGGGTGAGGACGGCCTTGGTGCTGACGGTCATGTGGTTGGGGCTGATGCGGGATCTGCGGAAGATCTGCCAGGACTTCAGCCGTGCCATGGCGCGTTCGACGGGCGCTCGGGCCCGGGCGAGTGCGCGGTTGACGGTGCGCTGGGTCGGGGTGAGTTCCCCGCCGGGTGGCCGCTTGAGGCCGGTGGTGACCCAGGAGCCGGCTCGCGTGCAGGCGCGGTCGGCGAGGACGGGGACGCCCTGGCGTTCGCAGATCCGAATAATGCGGTGGGTGCGGGCCGCGGTCAGGTCGTGGGTGCGTCCCGGCAGCGCGGGCGAGAGCCACAGCAGGTTCCCGTCCGGGTCGGTGACGGCCTGGACATTCACGCCGTGCCGGCGGTGCTTGGCCGAATAGTCCGCGCGGCTTGTCGGGGCAGAAGGCGAAGTGCTCGGCGGCAACGGACAGGGCGTCCTCACGCCGGCTCGGGGGTGTGGCGACGCTGAGGTGGAGGGTGCTGAATCCGATGCCGACGACGCGTACCCCGAAGCGGTCTTCCCAGTCGCGGACGACGGCGGAGAAGGTGGCTGTGTCGTTGTCATAGTTGACGGGGCCGGTCCAGCCGACGGCGGCGAGGGCCTCGGCGCCGCGGGGTGCTGCGACAAGCCCCAGGCGTACATGCGGGTTCTGGGCCAGGAAGGCTCGCGCGTACTGCTCGGCCATCTGCTCAGGGTCCGCGGAGGGCGCCGGAGCGGGTGCGGGACCGGGCCAGGTCTGGCCGAAGGGGGCGGTGACGGCCAGGCGTTCGTCGGTGCTGAGCTGGTCGTCGTCCTCGTAAGCCGTCCAGACGGACCCGCAGTCGACTGCCGAGGTGCCCTCGCAAGCCCCGAGCCCGTCGCAGGACGGCGGCCTGACCGCCGTCCCCGAGCTGCGGATCTCCTTCACGCTCCCCAGCCAGGACATCGGCCCGATCGACGCCAGGGTCGCCGACCGGGGCGGCTACTGGTCCGCGAACGCCGTGAACCTGCCCATCCCCGGAACCTGGACCATGCGGGCGACGGTACGGGTCCGACATCGACCAGGTGACCAAGGAGGTGACCGTATGGATCGCGAAGTGAGCGGTTATGTACGTTCGGTCAGCCGGGAGCCTTGCGGAGTGCGGCGATACAGCACTGCCCGCCCGGAGCGGGCGCGTGCGACGAGGCCCGCCTTGTGCAGGATGCCCAGGTGGTACGAGACCGTGGCGGGGCTGAGGAAGTGATGTGCCGCCAGTTGCGCGGTGGAGGCGGGCCGGGCGAGCGCTGCGAGGAGTCCGGCGCGGGTGGGGCCGAGCAGACGGGCCAGTTCGGCGGAGGGCGCGCTGGACGGCGCGGTCCCGCGGTCGCGGCGGACGGGGTACGTCACTATCGGGGGCCGGCTCCCGCCCTTGACGGGGTCCACGGCGACCGCCGGCCCGGGCGCCACCAGTGAGGGCACCACGACCACCAGGGGCGCGGGCAGCGCCACCGAGAACCGGCTGTCGATGCGGAGTGTGGCTTCGG of the Streptomyces sp. NBC_00287 genome contains:
- a CDS encoding dienelactone hydrolase family protein gives rise to the protein MPTKTLQIPTADGQADAFAAFPVHGEQHPGVLMYADGFGIRPVLREMARELAGHGYYVLVPNLFYRHGTAPVIELPEHIGEEARPAVFAQLMPLIEAHTADRVLRDADAYLRFLTAQPEVSAGPVAVTGYCIGGLLATRTAAAHPGQVAALAAFHGPVGVDGPDSLSKLSAEVHFGHAESDLTSEALGELNKALDAAGVGYTSEIYPGTVHGFTMSDTDAFNPAAMQRHWDRLLPLLGRTLTRG
- a CDS encoding CU044_5270 family protein; protein product: MDDAGTLLTPRAEHTLHALRQSRRPRRVRVGRRQLLAGAGLVAVGAVVAVGGGTLVPDTAAPAPVAYTPPVLSLHPVEGQSARAFLLAFAQRVEALEPEEAQGVYQYSKTWGWWLDTAGDVPGGVANAAVPTVIESWVDKDGSGRQRSAYGEPLYPNPEQRRDAEEAGLVADTGVEDRSFGPGKFPAPEGGDWGTVAPFSTDPRALARQLTKVNWEGGMIVHGVRDMLTYAGKTGAVDPRLRAAALQVLADSTGVTVATTTTWNGRRAVAVSQSETLDGSTQRETVLFDPETGYPVGTESALLGHARHLNVSVPATLAVTETLDRSSVSTTGERP
- a CDS encoding peptidase inhibitor family I36 protein, which encodes MHTRRSIRTASTVAGAVVLLATAIMGGTPAQAQPRPVLPAVAATDNRPEVRALSTDERQELQAEIDATLAETGNGGVQISANEVSWNGGEPILVFPLPGETKAPPSSPAARNAEGLSSTSDVEPQVDWEDCPAGADDNRWYCFYQYAGFEGRRLQWNWAHCQTGIRFTDYGFDNKTTGWVNTTRNVDNVGIRVTVFDGWFVDTLWREQPWTKVSRVDSFHDNKASSFRACRI